A window of the Miscanthus floridulus cultivar M001 chromosome 14, ASM1932011v1, whole genome shotgun sequence genome harbors these coding sequences:
- the LOC136505502 gene encoding uncharacterized protein: MSASRDHLGGDPPESTQLRLGDDIARSEINGVYDRDDSLKENTNPKSVVKSHAGAHNGAGSGSSQRFSGNLKPTAAPIIGLSGKLGGTLRRHQHPPAMFPKKAKTGGGGRAPKAAVPEPGSPKVSCIGKVLSDRERARLGRPPRAGSRAPGCCGGLGFLMRRSRSRHSAVECVDQSPPPPPFPPLADAPRRREAEDKEVSQVTVAEAEPALAPGLGGVRRFASGRRAAEWAAQMDDDGRVARSGPL, encoded by the coding sequence ATGTCCGCCTCGCGGGACCACCTCGGCGGCGACCCGCCGGAGTCGACGCAGCTACGCCTGGGCGACGACATCGCGCGGTCGGAGATCAACGGCGTGTACGACCGCGACGACTCCCTCAAGGAGAACACCAACCCCAAATCCGTCGTCAAGAGCCACGCCGGCGCCCACAACGGCGCCGGGTCGGGGTCCTCGCAGAGGTTCTCGGGCAACCTGAAGCCGACGGCGGCGCCTATCATCGGGCTGTCCGGGAAGCTGGGCGGCACCTTGCGGCGGCACCAGCACCCGCCGGCCATGTTCCCCAAGAAGGCCAagaccggcggcggcgggcgcgcgcCCAAGGCGGCCGTCCCGGAGCCCGGGTCCCCCAAGGTGTCCTGCATCGGGAAGGTGCTCTCGGACCGCGAGCGCGCGCGCCTCGGCCGCCCGCCGCGCGCGGGGTCCAGGGCCCCCGGGTGCTGCGGCGGGCTCGGCTTCCTCATGCGGCGCAGCCGGTCCAGGCACAGCGCCGTCGAGTGCGTCGACcagtccccgccgccgccgccgttcccgCCCCTGGCGGACGCGCCGAGGCGTAGGGAGGCGGAGGATAAGGAGGTGAGTCAGGTGACGGTTGCGGAGGCCGAGCCGGCGCTGGCGCCGGGGCTGGGAGGCGTGCGGCGGTTCGCGtcggggcggcgggcggcggagtGGGCGGCCCAGATGGACGACGACGGACGCGTGGCGAGATCTGGGCCGTTGTAG